From the Eleutherodactylus coqui strain aEleCoq1 chromosome 7, aEleCoq1.hap1, whole genome shotgun sequence genome, one window contains:
- the LOC136573462 gene encoding histone H4-like — translation MSGRGKGGKGLGKGGVKRHRKVLRDNIQGITKPAIRRLARRGGVKRISGLIYGETRGVLKVSLENVIRDAVTYSEHAKRKTVTAMDMVYALKRQGRTLYGFGG, via the coding sequence ATGTCTGGTCGCGGTAAGGGAGGGAAAGGTCTTGGGAAGGGCGGTGTCAAGCGGCACAGGAAGGtgctccgtgataacatccagggcatcaccaagcctgccatccgccgTCTAGCTCGCAGGGGAGGCGTCAAGCGTATCTCCGGTCTCATCTATGGAGAGACTCGCGGCGTCCTGAAAGTCTCCCTGGAGAACGTGATCCGCGACGCCGTCACCTACAGCGAGCACGCCAAGAGGAAGACCGTCACCGCTATGGACATGGTGTACGCGCTCAAGCGCCAGGGCCGCACTCTCTACGGCTTCGGAGGTTAA